From Amycolatopsis sp. YIM 10, the proteins below share one genomic window:
- a CDS encoding nicotinamide mononucleotide transporter family protein, with protein MDFLLNHGLTVFGQWVSIAELVGQLCALAVVFLAQRRTLWTWPVQVGATVLLFTVYLSAHLGGLAGRQVAILAISVYGWWAWTRRRDPVYGVVVRRGSTVERFALLGAFAAGTTVMAVVLDLLDASWAPWPDAAIFIGTLVAFAAQGLGLVEFWLVWLLVDAIGVPLQIASGLWFSAAVYLVFAVLVVHGWWNWNRTAEQVLADRVTAASS; from the coding sequence GTGGACTTCTTGCTGAACCACGGGCTGACCGTTTTCGGCCAGTGGGTCTCCATCGCCGAACTGGTCGGTCAGCTGTGCGCGCTCGCGGTGGTGTTCCTCGCGCAACGCCGCACGCTCTGGACCTGGCCGGTGCAGGTGGGGGCGACCGTGCTGCTGTTCACCGTCTACCTGTCCGCGCACCTCGGCGGGCTGGCCGGCAGGCAGGTGGCGATCCTGGCGATCTCCGTCTACGGCTGGTGGGCCTGGACCCGGCGCCGCGACCCGGTCTACGGCGTGGTGGTGCGCAGGGGAAGCACGGTCGAGCGGTTCGCGCTGCTCGGCGCGTTCGCCGCCGGTACCACCGTGATGGCGGTGGTGCTCGACCTGCTCGACGCCTCGTGGGCGCCGTGGCCGGACGCCGCCATCTTCATCGGCACCCTGGTCGCCTTCGCCGCGCAGGGGCTCGGCCTGGTCGAGTTCTGGCTGGTCTGGCTGCTCGTCGACGCGATCGGCGTCCCGCTGCAGATCGCGTCGGGGCTGTGGTTCTCGGCCGCGGTCTACCTGGTCTTCGCGGTGCTCGTGGTGCACGGCTGGTGGAACTGGAACCGGACCGCCGAGCAGGTGCTCGCCGACCGGGTCACGGCAGCATCCAGCTGA
- the aceE gene encoding pyruvate dehydrogenase (acetyl-transferring), homodimeric type, with product MAPPSNEAGRGNASGLQAPARVRVIRDGLAAHLPDIDPEETAEWLDSFDAALARGGQQRARYLMLRVLERARERNIGVPPLTATDYVNTIPTENEPWFPGDEELERRYRAYIRWNAAIMVHRAQRPGVSVGGHISTYASSAALYEVGFNHFFRGKDHSGGGDQIYIQGHASPGVYARAFLEGRLTEQQLDGFRQEYSHAGEGGGLPSYPHPRLMQDFWEYPTVSMGLGPMNAIYQARFNRYLRDRGIKDTGDQHVWAFLGDGEMDEPESRGLIHVAAGEGLDNLTFVINCNLQRLDGPVRGNGKIIQELESYFRGAGWNVIKVIWGREWDSLLHGDRDGALINLMNTTPDGDFQTYKANDGAFVREHFFGRDPRTKELVKDLSDADIWNLKRGGHDYRKVYAAYKAALEHHGQPTVILAHTIKGYGLGPAFEGRNATHQMKKLTLDDLKLFRDSQRIPISDEELERDPKLPPYYHPGEDSPEIEYLLSRRRTLGGFLPERRGGKAKALVLPGDKVYEGIRRGSGKQEVATTMAIVRLIRELAKDGEIGKRIVPIIPDEARTFGLDSMFPTAKIYNPHGQTYTSVDAKLMLAYKESEQGQLLHEGINEAGSTASFTAVGTSYATHGEPMIPIYIFYSMFGFQRTGDGLYAAADQMTRGFVLGATAGRTTLTGEGLQHADGHSLLLASTNPAVVAYDPAYSFEIAHIVKDGLRRMYGETGPDGNGENIFYYITIYNEPYQQPAEPENLDVDGLLKGLYKYADAPAGDGPEAQILVSGVTMPDALKAQGMLAEEWGVRAAVWSATSWTELRREAVEADRDNLLYPADSPRVPYVTQALQDAAGPVVAVSDWMRSVPDLIRPWVPGDMLTLGTDGFGFSDTRPAARRHFLVDAESIVVGTLTALARQGKVDKAKAGEAARKYRLDDVTAAGPQTSDAGNA from the coding sequence TTGGCCCCCCCAAGCAATGAGGCCGGGCGCGGCAACGCTTCCGGACTCCAGGCCCCGGCGCGGGTCCGCGTCATTCGTGACGGTCTGGCCGCGCACCTGCCCGACATCGACCCGGAGGAGACCGCCGAATGGCTGGACTCCTTCGACGCGGCACTGGCCAGGGGCGGCCAGCAGCGTGCCCGGTACCTGATGCTCCGGGTGCTCGAGCGCGCTCGTGAGCGCAACATCGGCGTACCCCCGCTGACGGCCACGGACTACGTCAACACCATTCCCACCGAGAACGAGCCGTGGTTCCCCGGCGACGAGGAGCTCGAGCGGCGGTACCGGGCCTACATCCGGTGGAACGCGGCGATCATGGTGCACCGCGCGCAGCGGCCGGGGGTGAGCGTCGGCGGGCACATCTCCACCTACGCCTCCTCCGCGGCGCTCTACGAAGTGGGCTTCAACCACTTCTTCCGCGGCAAGGACCACTCCGGTGGTGGCGACCAGATCTACATCCAGGGCCACGCCTCACCGGGCGTCTACGCGCGCGCCTTTCTCGAGGGCAGGCTGACCGAGCAGCAGCTCGACGGCTTCCGGCAGGAGTACTCGCACGCCGGGGAGGGCGGCGGGCTGCCGTCGTACCCGCACCCGCGGCTGATGCAGGACTTCTGGGAGTACCCGACGGTGTCCATGGGCCTCGGCCCGATGAACGCGATCTACCAGGCCCGGTTCAACCGGTACCTGCGCGACCGCGGCATCAAGGACACCGGCGACCAGCACGTCTGGGCGTTCCTCGGTGACGGCGAGATGGACGAGCCGGAGTCGCGCGGACTGATCCACGTGGCCGCGGGCGAGGGGCTGGACAACCTGACCTTCGTGATCAACTGCAACCTGCAGCGGCTCGACGGGCCGGTCCGCGGGAACGGCAAGATCATCCAGGAGCTGGAGTCGTACTTCCGCGGCGCCGGCTGGAACGTGATCAAGGTCATCTGGGGCCGCGAGTGGGACTCGCTGCTGCACGGCGACCGCGACGGCGCGCTGATCAACCTGATGAACACCACGCCCGACGGTGACTTCCAGACCTACAAGGCCAACGACGGCGCGTTCGTCCGCGAGCACTTCTTCGGCCGCGACCCGCGGACGAAGGAGCTGGTCAAGGACCTCTCCGACGCCGACATCTGGAACCTCAAGCGCGGTGGCCACGACTACCGCAAGGTCTACGCGGCGTACAAGGCGGCGCTGGAGCACCACGGCCAGCCGACGGTGATCCTGGCGCACACCATCAAGGGCTACGGCCTCGGCCCGGCGTTCGAGGGCCGCAACGCCACGCACCAGATGAAGAAGCTCACCCTCGACGACCTCAAGCTCTTCCGTGACTCGCAGCGCATCCCGATCAGCGACGAGGAACTCGAGCGCGACCCGAAGCTGCCGCCGTACTACCACCCCGGCGAGGACTCGCCGGAGATCGAGTACCTGCTCAGCAGGCGGCGCACGCTCGGCGGCTTCCTGCCCGAGCGCCGCGGCGGCAAGGCGAAGGCGCTGGTGCTGCCCGGCGACAAGGTCTACGAGGGCATCCGCAGGGGTTCGGGCAAGCAGGAGGTGGCCACCACGATGGCCATCGTCCGGCTGATCCGCGAGCTGGCCAAGGACGGCGAGATCGGCAAGCGGATCGTGCCGATCATCCCGGACGAGGCCCGCACCTTCGGCCTGGACTCGATGTTCCCGACGGCCAAGATCTACAACCCGCACGGGCAGACCTACACCTCGGTCGACGCCAAGCTGATGCTGGCGTACAAGGAGTCCGAGCAGGGCCAGCTGCTGCACGAGGGCATCAACGAGGCGGGCTCGACGGCCTCGTTCACCGCGGTGGGCACCTCGTACGCCACGCACGGCGAGCCGATGATCCCGATCTACATCTTCTACTCGATGTTCGGGTTCCAGCGGACCGGCGACGGGTTGTACGCGGCGGCCGACCAGATGACCCGCGGCTTCGTGCTCGGCGCCACCGCCGGTCGCACCACGCTGACCGGTGAGGGCCTGCAGCACGCCGACGGGCACTCGCTGCTGCTCGCCTCGACGAACCCCGCCGTGGTCGCCTACGACCCGGCGTATTCGTTCGAGATCGCGCACATCGTCAAGGACGGGCTCCGCCGGATGTACGGCGAGACCGGTCCGGACGGCAACGGCGAGAACATCTTCTACTACATCACCATCTACAACGAGCCGTACCAGCAGCCCGCCGAGCCGGAGAACCTCGACGTCGACGGGCTGCTCAAGGGCCTGTACAAGTACGCCGACGCCCCGGCGGGCGACGGTCCGGAGGCGCAGATCCTGGTCTCCGGCGTGACCATGCCGGACGCGCTCAAGGCGCAGGGCATGCTCGCCGAGGAGTGGGGTGTCCGGGCCGCGGTCTGGTCGGCCACCTCGTGGACCGAGCTGCGCCGCGAGGCGGTGGAGGCGGACCGGGACAACCTGCTCTACCCGGCCGACTCACCGCGTGTGCCGTACGTCACGCAGGCGCTGCAGGACGCGGCCGGCCCGGTGGTCGCGGTGTCCGACTGGATGCGGTCGGTGCCGGACCTGATCCGCCCGTGGGTCCCCGGCGACATGCTGACCCTCGGCACCGACGGGTTCGGTTTCTCCGACACCCGGCCGGCGGCCCGCCGCCACTTCCTGGTGGACGCCGAGTCGATCGTGGTCGGCACGCTGACCGCGCTGGCCCGGCAGGGCAAGGTGGACAAGGCCAAGGCGGGCGAGGCGGCGCGCAAGTACCGCCTCGACGACGTGACCGCGGCCGGTCCGCAGACCTCGGACGCTGGGAACGCCTGA
- a CDS encoding peroxiredoxin: MAVEVGSKAPDFTLNDYNKQAVTLSSFQGEKPVLLVFYPFAFSGICQGELCQLRDEFAEYDGKGVQVIGVSVDTPFSLKAWAEQQGYQFPLLSDFWPHGEVAKTYGVFNEAAGLANRGTFLIDSAGVVRFAEVNQPGEARDQGAWKKAVAELA; the protein is encoded by the coding sequence ATGGCGGTCGAGGTCGGTTCGAAGGCCCCGGACTTCACGCTCAACGACTACAACAAGCAGGCGGTCACGCTGTCGTCGTTCCAAGGTGAGAAGCCGGTGCTGCTGGTTTTCTACCCGTTCGCGTTCAGCGGTATCTGCCAGGGTGAACTGTGCCAGCTCCGGGACGAGTTCGCCGAGTACGACGGCAAGGGCGTGCAGGTGATCGGTGTGTCGGTGGACACCCCGTTCTCGCTCAAGGCCTGGGCCGAGCAGCAGGGCTACCAGTTCCCGCTGCTGTCGGACTTCTGGCCGCACGGTGAGGTCGCCAAGACCTACGGCGTGTTCAACGAAGCGGCCGGCCTGGCCAACCGCGGCACCTTCCTGATCGACAGCGCGGGTGTGGTGCGGTTCGCCGAGGTCAACCAGCCCGGCGAGGCGCGAGACCAGGGCGCGTGGAAGAAGGCCGTGGCGGAGCTGGCCTGA
- a CDS encoding alpha/beta fold hydrolase — translation MTEQLSIETPAGSFDAIAAGPPDGRPVLLLHGFPEAALSWEHQVGALGAAGFRAVAPDQRGYSPGVRPEQASEYSIDELVGDVLAMAGALGWHRFDLVGHDWGAAVAWWTADAHPDRLRTLSAVSTPHPAALAAAMKTDEDQHLRSAYMTEWRQTRVTERRMLDNNAEALRRMFEWKVPPSRVEEYVQRLSEPGALTAALNWYRAGRPGGKIGKISVPTLYVWSTEDVAFGSTAALDTENWVSAAYRFEMFEDVSHWVPEEAPEALAAVLLEHLSAH, via the coding sequence GTGACCGAACAGCTCAGCATCGAGACCCCGGCCGGATCCTTCGACGCGATCGCGGCCGGGCCGCCCGATGGCCGTCCGGTCCTGTTGCTGCACGGTTTCCCCGAGGCGGCGCTCTCCTGGGAGCACCAGGTGGGCGCGCTCGGGGCGGCCGGGTTCCGCGCGGTGGCGCCGGACCAGCGGGGCTACTCCCCCGGCGTCCGGCCGGAGCAGGCGAGCGAGTACTCGATCGACGAGCTGGTCGGCGACGTGCTGGCGATGGCGGGAGCGCTCGGCTGGCACCGGTTCGACCTGGTCGGGCACGACTGGGGCGCCGCCGTCGCGTGGTGGACCGCCGACGCCCACCCCGACCGCCTGCGCACGCTGAGCGCGGTGTCCACCCCGCACCCCGCCGCGCTGGCGGCGGCCATGAAGACCGACGAGGACCAGCACCTGCGCTCGGCGTACATGACCGAATGGCGGCAGACCAGGGTCACCGAGCGCCGGATGCTGGACAACAACGCCGAAGCGCTGCGCCGGATGTTCGAGTGGAAAGTGCCGCCGAGCCGCGTCGAGGAATACGTCCAGCGACTGTCCGAACCGGGTGCGCTGACCGCCGCGCTGAACTGGTACCGCGCGGGCCGTCCCGGCGGGAAGATCGGCAAGATCAGCGTGCCCACGCTCTACGTGTGGAGCACCGAGGACGTGGCTTTCGGCTCGACGGCCGCGCTGGACACGGAGAACTGGGTGAGCGCGGCCTACCGGTTCGAAATGTTCGAGGACGTTTCGCACTGGGTGCCCGAAGAGGCGCCGGAAGCGCTCGCCGCCGTCCTGCTTGAACACCTTTCGGCGCATTAG
- a CDS encoding DUF3052 domain-containing protein has protein sequence MVAAGDAGQNSVAERLGIKPDMVVQEIGWDEDVDDDLRAAIEEQIGGEILDEDAQEVIDVVLLWWREDDGDLGDTLIEVRQPLSDDGVIWVLTPKTGQPGHVEPSEVAEVVPAVGLSQTSNISVGPGWSGTRLVPRSK, from the coding sequence GTGGTCGCCGCGGGAGACGCTGGGCAGAACAGCGTCGCCGAGAGGCTTGGGATCAAGCCGGACATGGTGGTCCAGGAGATCGGCTGGGACGAGGACGTCGACGACGACCTTCGTGCGGCGATCGAGGAGCAGATCGGCGGGGAGATCCTCGACGAGGACGCCCAGGAGGTCATCGATGTGGTGCTGCTGTGGTGGCGCGAGGACGACGGTGACCTCGGCGACACGTTGATCGAGGTCAGGCAGCCGTTGAGCGACGACGGGGTGATCTGGGTACTGACGCCGAAGACCGGTCAGCCCGGCCACGTCGAACCCAGCGAGGTCGCCGAGGTGGTGCCGGCGGTCGGCCTGTCGCAGACCTCCAACATCAGCGTCGGCCCCGGCTGGTCGGGCACCCGCCTGGTGCCCCGGTCCAAGTGA
- a CDS encoding histidine phosphatase family protein, producing the protein MRLIVMRHAKSAWPDGIADFERPLAERGLRDAPAAGRWIRENGPAPEMVVCSPAVRARTTADLVTTELAAQPDTRHDERLYGEPAETVVEVLRELPAVETVLVVGHNPVLEDLVELLTGITVEMKTSTVAVLTGDRPWAEAGPGWAELDTITTPRGVSPA; encoded by the coding sequence ATGCGACTGATCGTGATGCGCCACGCGAAATCTGCCTGGCCCGACGGGATCGCGGACTTCGAACGGCCGCTCGCCGAGCGCGGGCTGCGGGACGCGCCCGCCGCCGGTCGCTGGATCCGGGAGAACGGGCCGGCGCCCGAGATGGTGGTGTGCTCCCCGGCGGTCCGGGCCCGCACCACCGCCGACCTGGTCACCACCGAACTCGCCGCCCAGCCGGACACGCGGCACGACGAACGCCTCTACGGCGAACCGGCCGAGACCGTGGTCGAGGTGCTCCGCGAACTGCCCGCCGTCGAAACGGTGCTGGTCGTCGGCCACAACCCGGTGCTCGAAGACCTGGTCGAGCTGCTCACCGGGATCACCGTGGAGATGAAGACCTCGACCGTCGCGGTGCTCACCGGCGACCGGCCGTGGGCCGAGGCCGGTCCCGGCTGGGCGGAGCTGGACACGATCACCACCCCGCGCGGGGTCAGCCCAGCGTGA
- a CDS encoding MarR family transcriptional regulator, with the protein MANLLGAGALAVAERVSAEAARAAGVSASGAAALSTLLVEPGIGVTELGARIGLSQPAAARMLDTLIAAGLVERHHPGGRGVRLTLTGTGRASAEKLLEARGRVLLELLEPLTDDQVHALAPALEALLAGLVENRRSEYVLCRLCDRQVCARCPVGEECRGYG; encoded by the coding sequence GTGGCGAATCTGCTCGGAGCCGGCGCGCTGGCGGTGGCCGAACGCGTCAGCGCTGAAGCGGCCCGCGCCGCCGGGGTGAGCGCGAGCGGCGCGGCCGCGTTGTCCACGCTCCTGGTCGAGCCGGGGATCGGGGTCACCGAACTCGGCGCGCGCATCGGGCTCAGCCAGCCCGCCGCCGCCCGCATGCTCGACACGCTGATCGCGGCCGGGCTGGTGGAGCGCCATCATCCTGGCGGCAGGGGCGTCCGGCTGACGTTGACCGGAACCGGTCGCGCGAGCGCGGAAAAGCTGCTCGAAGCACGCGGCCGGGTGCTTCTGGAGTTGCTCGAACCGCTGACCGACGACCAGGTGCACGCGCTCGCGCCCGCGTTGGAGGCGCTGCTCGCCGGACTGGTCGAGAACCGCCGGTCCGAGTACGTGCTGTGCCGCCTGTGCGATCGGCAGGTGTGCGCGCGGTGCCCGGTGGGGGAGGAGTGCCGCGGTTATGGGTGA
- a CDS encoding NmrA family NAD(P)-binding protein: protein MSERKTVLVTGATGNVGGALVPLLLAEGVRVRALVRKPVTSLPDDVEQVVSDLTDPASIDATGVDAVFLVWPNFDTTLAPDVVSRLGRRVVYLSAEGVPFHAEVERAIERAVPEWTFLRPAGFATNTLTWLDQIQAGDVVRWPFAEARRSLIHEHDIAAVAARALLDDGHAGQKYYFTGPESITQAEQVRQIGEAIGRPLRFEELSVDAAREKLLARGWDPAFATGALEAWGAMVTDPEPVNQEVERITGKAPRTFRQWAIDRADAFK from the coding sequence ATGTCGGAGCGCAAAACCGTACTGGTCACCGGGGCCACCGGGAACGTCGGCGGCGCCCTCGTGCCCCTGCTGCTCGCCGAGGGCGTGCGGGTCCGGGCGCTGGTGCGCAAGCCGGTGACCTCGCTGCCGGACGACGTCGAGCAGGTGGTAAGTGACCTGACCGACCCGGCGAGCATCGACGCGACCGGGGTCGACGCCGTTTTCCTGGTCTGGCCGAACTTCGACACCACGCTCGCGCCGGATGTGGTGTCGCGGCTGGGCAGGCGGGTGGTCTACCTGTCGGCGGAGGGCGTGCCGTTCCACGCCGAGGTGGAGCGGGCGATCGAGCGGGCCGTGCCCGAGTGGACCTTCCTGCGCCCGGCCGGATTCGCCACGAACACCCTGACCTGGCTGGACCAGATCCAGGCCGGTGACGTGGTGCGCTGGCCGTTCGCCGAGGCGAGGCGCTCGTTGATCCACGAGCACGACATCGCCGCGGTGGCCGCCCGCGCCCTGCTCGACGACGGGCACGCCGGGCAGAAGTACTACTTCACCGGGCCGGAGTCGATCACGCAGGCGGAGCAGGTACGGCAGATCGGCGAGGCGATCGGCCGCCCGCTGCGCTTCGAAGAACTCTCCGTCGACGCGGCGCGCGAGAAACTGCTGGCGCGGGGCTGGGACCCGGCCTTCGCCACCGGTGCGCTGGAGGCTTGGGGCGCCATGGTCACCGACCCCGAGCCGGTGAACCAGGAAGTGGAACGAATCACCGGAAAAGCTCCCCGGACCTTCCGCCAATGGGCGATCGACCGGGCAGACGCCTTCAAATAA
- a CDS encoding alpha-hydroxy acid oxidase codes for MVTTKRRLPRPAELAEILRPKPFVLNPTERRLANAHTIADLRTIARKRSPRAVFDYTDGAAELEDSLLRARQAFRRVEFQPRVLRDVSEVDTSKEILGKRSAMPFAFAPTGFTRMMNHEGEPAVARVAERAGIPYALSTMGTTSIEAVAEAAPNARKWFQLYVWRDREAGKDLVQRAGECGYDTLLLTVDVPVGGARMRDVRNGLTIPPALTLKTFADGAMHPAWWFNLLTTEPLTFASLTSWNGTVAELLNTLFDPALNFDDLSWLRELWPGKLVVKGIQNPADAREVIKLGADAVIVSNHGGRQLDRAPTPLELLPQVLQAVEGDGEVWLDGGILSGADIIAAIANGADACLVGRAYLYGLMAGGERGVQRAYEILQTEIVRTMRLLGVRSLGELTSSHAHIR; via the coding sequence ATGGTGACCACTAAGCGCCGGTTGCCCCGGCCGGCCGAGCTGGCCGAGATCCTGCGCCCCAAGCCGTTCGTGCTGAACCCGACCGAGCGCAGGCTGGCGAACGCGCACACCATCGCCGATCTGCGCACCATCGCGCGCAAGCGGAGCCCGCGCGCGGTGTTCGACTACACCGACGGCGCGGCCGAGCTGGAGGACAGCCTGCTCCGCGCGCGGCAGGCGTTCCGGCGGGTGGAGTTCCAGCCGCGCGTGCTGCGCGATGTGTCCGAAGTGGACACTTCGAAGGAGATCCTCGGCAAGCGGTCGGCGATGCCGTTCGCCTTCGCGCCCACCGGGTTCACGCGGATGATGAACCACGAGGGCGAGCCGGCGGTGGCGCGCGTGGCCGAGCGGGCCGGTATCCCGTACGCGCTGTCGACCATGGGAACCACATCGATCGAGGCAGTCGCCGAGGCGGCGCCGAACGCGCGGAAGTGGTTCCAGCTCTACGTCTGGCGCGATCGCGAAGCGGGCAAGGACCTGGTGCAGCGCGCCGGGGAGTGCGGCTACGACACGCTGTTGCTGACCGTGGACGTGCCGGTCGGCGGGGCACGCATGCGCGACGTGCGCAACGGACTGACCATTCCGCCGGCGCTCACCCTGAAGACCTTCGCCGACGGCGCGATGCACCCGGCGTGGTGGTTCAACCTGCTCACCACCGAGCCGCTCACCTTCGCCTCGCTGACCTCGTGGAACGGCACCGTCGCGGAACTGCTGAACACGCTGTTCGACCCGGCGCTGAACTTCGACGACCTGAGCTGGCTGCGTGAGCTGTGGCCGGGGAAGCTGGTGGTCAAGGGCATCCAGAACCCGGCCGACGCGCGCGAGGTGATCAAGCTCGGCGCGGACGCGGTGATCGTGTCGAACCACGGCGGCCGCCAGCTCGACCGCGCGCCGACGCCGCTCGAACTGCTGCCGCAGGTGCTCCAGGCGGTCGAGGGCGACGGCGAGGTGTGGCTGGACGGCGGCATCCTCTCCGGCGCGGACATCATCGCCGCGATCGCGAACGGCGCCGATGCCTGCCTGGTCGGGCGCGCCTACCTGTACGGGCTGATGGCCGGCGGGGAACGCGGGGTGCAGCGGGCCTACGAGATCCTGCAGACGGAGATCGTGCGGACCATGCGCCTGCTCGGCGTGCGCTCGCTGGGCGAACTGACGAGCAGCCACGCCCACATCCGCTGA
- a CDS encoding EamA family transporter, translated as MGELLALTSALCFGITHFANGLLSRARPGMTVSLHAQLGGTAVAVPVAFFAGGSGGGLGYGVLSGIGTGVGVAFLYRAIGRGAMSVVVPISDLGAVAIPVLAGVILLGERFSVTAGAGVVCALVAVWLVSRTGPAERRIPPGFLDAVIAGVGFAVQFLAMAKVPADAGLWPIAASRISSVVVIAALLLGARQALPMPPRPAVLASAAGVLGSVALLLYWYATQQQLVAMATVLAALYPAIPVVLAMVFLGERVNRTQTAGLLGAVAAIVLITLG; from the coding sequence ATGGGTGAGCTGCTCGCGCTGACTTCCGCGCTCTGCTTCGGCATCACGCATTTTGCGAACGGCCTGCTCTCGCGGGCCCGGCCGGGCATGACCGTCTCGCTCCACGCCCAGCTCGGCGGCACCGCGGTGGCCGTTCCCGTCGCGTTCTTCGCGGGCGGAAGCGGTGGCGGACTCGGTTACGGCGTGCTCTCCGGAATCGGCACCGGCGTCGGCGTCGCGTTCCTGTACCGCGCGATCGGCCGTGGGGCGATGAGCGTGGTGGTGCCGATCAGCGACCTCGGCGCGGTCGCCATCCCGGTGCTCGCCGGGGTGATCCTGCTCGGCGAACGATTCTCGGTGACGGCCGGTGCGGGCGTCGTCTGCGCGCTCGTCGCGGTGTGGCTGGTTTCGCGCACCGGCCCGGCGGAACGCCGGATCCCACCGGGCTTTCTGGACGCGGTCATCGCCGGAGTCGGCTTCGCCGTGCAGTTCCTGGCGATGGCAAAGGTCCCGGCCGACGCCGGATTGTGGCCGATCGCGGCCAGCCGGATCAGCTCGGTCGTGGTGATCGCGGCTCTGCTGCTCGGCGCGCGCCAGGCGCTGCCGATGCCGCCACGACCGGCGGTGCTCGCCAGTGCCGCGGGCGTGCTCGGCAGCGTCGCGCTGCTGCTCTACTGGTACGCCACGCAGCAGCAACTCGTCGCCATGGCGACCGTGCTGGCCGCGCTGTACCCGGCGATCCCGGTGGTGCTGGCGATGGTTTTCCTCGGCGAGCGGGTCAACCGGACGCAGACCGCGGGACTGCTCGGTGCCGTCGCCGCGATCGTGCTGATCACGCTGGGCTGA
- a CDS encoding L-lactate permease, with translation MFVQELAPLGSLGLSALVAALPLATVLVLLGAVRLKAHAAGLIGLAVAALVAIIVFGMPVGQTISGAVQGAAFGLFPIMWIVVNALWIYRLTVRTGHFDVLRRSFGRISDDPRIQALIIAFCFGGLMEALAGFGAPVAISTVMLVALGFAPVKAAIVALVANTAPVAFGAMGTPVVTLAQVTGLPLESVSSIVGRQTPLLAVVVPLLLVLIVDGRRGLRETWIPALTCGVAFGLVQFLASNYVSAQLADIGAALAGVAAVMLVPSARKPARAEVKASVLTGSATESFDGRDERADVVKAYAPYLLIILIFSIGQLPPVKKLLDSATWKFDWPFLDVAAANGKPVSGNTFSLPLLNTGGTLVLLAGIITAVVLKIKWRDTAREWGATAHELRFAILTVTSVLALAYVMNLSGQTTTIGSLIAGAGGALAFLSPILGWFGVAVTGSDTSANALFGALQVTAANQAGFSPDLLAAANSSGGVLGKMISPQNLTIACAAAQMNGQEGNLLRKVLPWSIGLLLVMCLIVAGQASFLSWMLP, from the coding sequence GTGTTCGTCCAGGAACTCGCCCCGCTCGGCTCACTCGGCCTGTCCGCCCTCGTCGCGGCGCTCCCGCTGGCGACCGTGCTCGTGCTGCTCGGCGCGGTCCGGCTCAAAGCACACGCGGCGGGCCTGATCGGGCTCGCGGTCGCCGCGCTCGTCGCGATCATCGTGTTCGGCATGCCGGTCGGCCAGACCATCTCCGGCGCCGTGCAGGGTGCCGCGTTCGGCCTCTTCCCGATCATGTGGATCGTGGTCAACGCGCTGTGGATCTACCGGCTCACCGTGCGCACCGGCCACTTCGACGTGCTGCGCCGCTCGTTCGGCCGGATCTCCGACGACCCCCGCATCCAGGCGCTGATCATCGCCTTCTGCTTCGGCGGGCTGATGGAGGCGCTCGCCGGGTTCGGCGCGCCGGTGGCGATCTCCACGGTGATGCTGGTGGCGCTCGGCTTCGCCCCGGTGAAGGCGGCCATCGTGGCGCTGGTGGCGAACACCGCCCCGGTCGCGTTCGGCGCGATGGGTACCCCGGTGGTCACCCTCGCGCAGGTCACCGGCCTGCCACTGGAGAGCGTGTCGTCCATCGTCGGGCGCCAGACCCCGCTGCTCGCGGTGGTGGTGCCGCTGCTGCTGGTGCTGATCGTGGACGGCAGGCGCGGCCTTCGTGAGACCTGGATCCCGGCGCTGACCTGCGGCGTGGCGTTCGGGTTGGTGCAGTTCCTCGCCTCCAACTACGTCTCGGCGCAGCTGGCCGACATCGGTGCCGCGCTCGCCGGGGTGGCCGCGGTGATGCTGGTGCCCTCGGCGCGCAAGCCCGCGCGGGCCGAGGTGAAGGCGTCCGTGCTCACCGGCTCGGCCACCGAATCCTTCGACGGCCGCGACGAACGCGCCGACGTGGTCAAGGCGTACGCGCCCTACCTGCTGATCATCCTGATCTTCTCGATCGGGCAGCTGCCGCCGGTGAAGAAGCTGCTCGACTCGGCCACCTGGAAGTTCGACTGGCCCTTCCTGGACGTGGCCGCGGCGAACGGCAAACCGGTCTCCGGCAACACCTTCAGCCTGCCGCTGCTGAACACCGGCGGCACGCTGGTGCTGCTCGCCGGGATCATCACCGCGGTGGTGCTCAAGATCAAGTGGCGCGACACCGCCCGCGAATGGGGCGCGACCGCGCACGAACTGCGGTTCGCCATCCTGACCGTGACCAGCGTGCTCGCGCTGGCGTACGTGATGAACCTGTCCGGGCAGACCACCACGATCGGCAGCCTGATCGCCGGGGCGGGCGGCGCGCTGGCCTTCCTCTCCCCCATTCTCGGCTGGTTCGGCGTGGCCGTCACCGGTTCGGACACCTCGGCGAACGCGTTGTTCGGCGCCCTGCAGGTGACCGCGGCGAACCAGGCGGGCTTCTCCCCCGACCTGCTGGCCGCGGCGAACAGCTCCGGTGGCGTGCTGGGCAAGATGATCTCGCCGCAGAACCTGACCATCGCCTGCGCGGCGGCGCAGATGAACGGTCAGGAGGGCAACCTGCTGCGGAAGGTGCTGCCGTGGAGCATCGGACTGTTGCTGGTGATGTGCCTGATCGTGGCCGGGCAGGCGAGCTTCCTCAGCTGGATGCTGCCGTGA